GTTGCGACAGACGTAGCTGCTAGGGGATTGGATATTAGTGATGTGAGTCATGTATTTAACTATCATATTCCTCTTAACCCTGAAAGCTATGTTCATCGTATTGGACGAACAGGAAGAGCAGGGAAAAAGGGAGTGGCAATCACTCTAATTACGCCTTTGGAATTTAAAGAAATTAAAAAGATTCAAGAAGAGGTGAAGTATTCTTTAGAGATTGAAGAAATTCCCTCATATGAAGAAAGCCACAATCAAATTGTCCAAAAGATTTTGCAGACAAGAATTGTTGATGATGCAATGGGAATCTATACAGATTTAATGGATAAGAGCGATGAAACAAATGGGGTGCTGAAGTTGATTTCTTTTGTTTTGCAAAATCAAGCTGGACAGAAGATTGGACCTTCTCAGCAAGAGATTAATCGACTCAAAAAAGAAGAGCAAAGAGACAAAAGAGGTCTTGAGCAGTCCAAATCTCAATATAGCTATTTCCGTCCAAGTCGTAGAAAAAATACAGGTCGTTTGAGTAGTGGAAGAAGATAAAAAGTGTCAAAAATTCACACTTTGTTTGTTTTTGATTTAAATTTTTCTGTTTTCTCCTCTTTTTAAGGCAATGAGGGCTATAATCTAGAGTCGCTCCCAATAAGGAGCGATAATACAAAGGAATTAGGAGGCTTAATGTCAGATAAAAAGTCTCTCTCAACACTTTATTTGATTTTTATCTTTTTTGCCGTTTTTGTTGTATCTGGAGGGATCTATACTTTTTATAATGCAAATGGATTCTCATATCTTAGTAATGATTCAAAAGCGTGCAATAACTGTCATATTATGAATGAAGTGTATGCAGATTATATGAGCGGGCCTCATAGCAAAGAGATTGGAGGAAAACCTAGGGCAACCTGTGCAGAATGTCATCTTCCGCATGAGTTTCTTCCAAAATGGATTGCTAAGGCGCAAAGTGGTCTAAGTCATGCTTATGCCTTTACCTTCAAGCTTGAGAGTTTGCCAGAAAATTTAAGCGCAACTCCAAAAAGCAAAAAGATCATTCAGCAAACTTGTATTGATTGTCATTCTGGTTTTGCAGAAAATGCAATTAACGCAACAACAACTCCACAACATTCCAACAAGGATGCATTAAGCTGTGTTTCTTGTCATAAAGATGTGGGACATAAAAGAGATTTTTAAGGAGAGAAAATGGGTAAATCAAAGATGTTTCTTTTGATTTTGGTTTCAGCATGTATTGCAATTGGATTATTTTGGTTGAACTCTGATATTAGTGCAAAAAAAGCACAAAGTTTTAGTGTCTCAACCAATTTGGTCCAAATGAGCGATGAAAATCCCGATTTTGCAGAGTGGGGAAAGAATTTTCCAGAGCATTTGGATATGTATATGCAGATGAAAGACTCAACATATACAGCGACAAATTTTGCTGGAAGTTATCCTTATAGTAAGCTTAATCGATATCCGCAATTGACAATGTTTTGGGATGGCTATGCTTTCAAATTTGATTACAATCAAAATAGAAGCCATTATTACAGTCAGATTGATCAGATGGAGACTTTGAGAAATAACAAAGAATTTCTTAATTCTCATGGATTGACTAAGTTTAGCG
This DNA window, taken from Helicobacter kayseriensis, encodes the following:
- the nrfH gene encoding cytochrome c nitrite reductase small subunit, whose translation is MSDKKSLSTLYLIFIFFAVFVVSGGIYTFYNANGFSYLSNDSKACNNCHIMNEVYADYMSGPHSKEIGGKPRATCAECHLPHEFLPKWIAKAQSGLSHAYAFTFKLESLPENLSATPKSKKIIQQTCIDCHSGFAENAINATTTPQHSNKDALSCVSCHKDVGHKRDF